A region of the Mus musculus strain C57BL/6J chromosome X, GRCm38.p6 C57BL/6J genome:
ggaggaaagaaaaactTTCTGCATGTAGATATGATGACCCAGGCTGGAGTAAACACATGGAGCAATGTAGTTTTAGATAAAGGCCTTTGTTGGATCTTCATGATCTTATTCTATCACCTGCCACACAGAACCCTTAAAGGGTTCTTCTGAGGCAACACCCAAGTTGGTTTCTCCTTGGGCCTTTGTTTTTACTATAGGGCTTCCACAGGTACCACTCTTAACCCCCCATTGTTTCACTTGTCTGAGTTTCTCCTTCTCCTTATGCCTGAGTGCTGACCTTCTCTCTACAGCAACTCACTGTCCACAATCTTAACAGTGGCAGGTATTGTTAGTCATACCCCTGATTGTTAAATCCCAATTGCAGCTCTGTTAAAGAATCTATTTGATTCTTCTACATGAGATATCATGTAGATGCCAAACAATCATCCCACAGATATTATCATGTCTATCTCATGGGACTAAAACAAGACCTAAGGGGGTCAAAATAGTCAGGTGAGCCCAGCATGAACTTGGGTAGTGAGTGGGCAAAGGTAGTATAGGGAGAAGGTGTGGGCTAGgttgagattttatcttaaatGGGGCAGTTTATGACCTACAGTTGTGCAAGGCAGCAACTGTGGCCAGAGAAGCCAATACTATCTATTGGAGAACACAGAGGCCAAGTAATAGCTCAAGGAGGGATTAGGTCAGCAATCTTAGTCTTAGCCAGAGACCATGAAGGTAGTGATACTGAGGAAGGCTGGTTAGATTGTCTCTTTAGAGAAGGAGGGTTGAGATCTAGCAGTAATAGACAGAACCTGATTCACATGCATGTAATTTCTCCATGTTTGGTTTCTTTTCATGCTTCTGGATCTGGTCCACTACCTTCTGTATTGCATCTGGACAACTACTACATTCTGATTCAGCTCAACAGTGATATCTGATCATGAGATCCCGCTTCTATACATCTAATGGCTCGGGTCGGTTTCCCCAGAGGCGAAGAGTGAGGGCTGTTTCCCAGAAGAGCAATGTCCCTGGCCTCTGTCTGTATACTATTCTGTGCTTTGgcttgggcctgggcctgggcctgatCTTGGGCTTGGGCTTGGGCTTGGGCTTGGGCCTGGGTTTAAACTCAGGGTTTGGTTTAAGCCTTGGACTGGGTCTGGGTACGGGCTTGAGCATCAGATTAGGCAGGAACCTTGACATGCCCCAGATGGCCTCCTTGGATGCTGTGCACCAGGTGTCAACTGACAATGTTGCCATTGAGGATGATTCTGTGGGATCtatcatgaaagaaatggatGAGAACATCGGGCAGATCTCAGATATAAGGGGTAAGTAATCCAAGGAGAGTTCCCCTTCTCCCACCAAGCATGAAGTGGAAGGCAGCAGTAGGAGGTGGAAAGTGGGAAATGAGTTCACAAGATGATACACAGAGGCAGGGACACTGTAGGTTTTCATAAGCAGCTTTTGTAAAGGTGCTGGATATTGGCCATACCAAGTGTTGATCTTAGATGGGGAATTGATGATGGAATCTCCTCCAGTATAAGGCTGGATGTGCTGGAGTAACAGCTCAGTTCAGTAAACACCTTTGCAGTTTTGAGGGAACATCTGCTACTCTCTACCAACCCTTGTTTAATAAGACAGCAGAGATTCTCAGTGAAATTCATGAGCCCACACATGAATGTCAGTGGGAAGTTGGTGTGTGGCAGGAAGCTTggcagaaaaaggaaaggaaggctcAAGGAAAATCAAGACTGCCATACTTCAATTCGGTTTATGACttttgcacttaaaaaaaaaaaaaaaagaagtgcaaaGTTTCTTAGAAAGTCGGTTCACCAAGTGATGAACAGGTTCACGAGCATTTGGTGgaaagagaagaagcagcagTTTGAGGAAACAGTCATCTTCACTGTTTTTGAATTTGTCTGAGGCAAACAATTATCTTTCCAGCAATGCTCTGCCCAAGTCTAGAGGTTACTGCTAGCTCCCTCCAATGACTCTGATTCCTTCTTCCTCAAAGGAGAAAATTATCAATTTTAATAGTAATAGAAGTTTATCAATACACACATGGGGAACCACGGAGCAACATCACTATGGCAATGATAATGCAGCAGAAATGTGAAAGGCAGAGTAGGTAATGTCAACAGAAGAAAGGTGCTTGGGTGTTCTTTTCTTAGTTCTGTCCCATTGCTTCTCCTGAGGGTAGAATATGGATGCTGCTATTACCTTTGAGTTAGGTTATTTTGTCCATGACTGACTTTGTCAATATTTGCCTTAATCTTCACTCTAGCAATCAGTAAATATGAGTGTGACAATTGGGAGGATATACATGAAATTGCTGCAGATGAGATAGTGAAAGAAGGAGCAGAAGAAGGTGGGCAAGATAATCATCAGACCAAAGCAACCTGAGAAAATCCAGCAGGATGGCCACAGTCCAGGTAtctgcattttgttttgtgtgttattCAGTCTTCCTGCATTTGCTTATTACTTGGAGCTTAAATACTCACTAAATTCAAGCAAATTAAGACAAATCTTGATGTTTAGAATGAAATTCAATTtaatctagattgtttccagaaTATTAATGTGCATAGTAAAACCAACCAACGATACTGTGTTCCAATACATTggttctttcaatgttgtttttcttctaatctcaGGCTACTAAAAATGGTAAAAAACCGTAGACCCAGCTCCTCTATCAGACATACACCAAGACCTATTTAGAAAACAGTTACTGGGAGTAGCAGCATAAATGGCTGGGGTAGGCACTAGTGGGGCCTGTGGTCCCAGGTCCCAAGTTGCAGCCTCAAATATTAACTAGAAACAGTGGCTCCAATGAGTACTGTCAAATAGCAAAAAATGTTGGCATATTAAGTAGAACCACATTTAGATAGTAAGTATGCCTTTAGTTGTAgatatttgtattttaagttaGCCAAATAATAGAGTAACAGTagattttaaattaatcattttagATAGCGTGCTACATCTGGGTTTCATTTTGGTATTTTCATACAGGTGCACCCTCGTACTTTTCTTATATTCATGTTCTCCAGTCACTCTTGCTGGTCACTTTCCTACTCCAAAGTGTTGTGTTTGTACTTTGAGGGCCCTCCACACTGTTCATAGTGGTGGCACTAATCCCCAGCAATGCGCTTGTAAGGCTTCTTTGTTCTAAATCTGTTTTTTGAGGATAGCCATTGGCACTGGATGGGGGGGGGATAGGAGGGGCAATATGGAATCTCAGTGATTTGataatagttttgatttgcactttccTGTTGACTAGGAATATATGGATGTTTGCCATTATGCTTACAGGCCATTTGCACTTTTTCTTATAAGAAATTTCCTTCCAGTTCATTTGCTAActcattggttggttggtttgtgttgTGTTAGATGCATATCACAGTACTAGAGTCATTTACATATTCTAAATATGAATCACATTTCAGGTGTGATTTCAGGCAAAGATTTCTCCCATTCCGTGGGTTATTTTCTGTTCTGTTGCTTCCTTTGTGGTGCAGAAGGCTTTTAATTTTATGCAAACCCAGTTTTTTCAGTTCTTGGTATTATTTCCTGAGTGATGTGAGGCTGTTTTGAAATGTCCTTGCCTATCCTTATATCTTGGAGGGTTTTCCTCTTACAATTTAAAACTTTCAGCCTTGTCACTATGGCTTTTGATATGTTTGGAATTAATTTCTATCCAGTAGGTAAAAGAAGGATCTGtctttatttgtatatatgtgaatatccAGTTTTGCAGTACCAATTTTTGAAGAGGCTATCTTTTCCACATTGACTATTTTGGGTAACATTATTGAAACTCACATGGCTGTAgttgtttgagtttttttttttaatttttctcccaTATGTCTATTTCTGTGCTAGTAGCATTCTGTTTTTGCTGTTATGTCTTTGTAGTATTACTTAAGTTCTGATGTTGTGATACTTCCAGTAATTGGTTTTTTGCTTAGGATTTTTGTAGCTCTTTTCTACTTCCATGTGAACCtgtgaattttaggattttttctttttagttttatgaagaACCTCATTGGAGTTGTAGGGATTAGAATGAGTCTACAATCAGTTAACATAACACAGTTTCAATTATGCTAATGTATGAAAATGGCACAGCCCTCTATCGTGTAGTGCTTGTTTAAGTCTCTTCAGGTCTTTGTAGTTTTAATTGTAGGTCATTCACCTTCTTGTTCAGGTTTATTtgtagtttttgttattttgtttgaggCTCTTATGAATGGAATTACTTTCTGAATTCTCAGCAAGCTTGTTACtaactactttgaccatattgACTTTGTATCTTGATACTTTTCTGAATGTATATATTCAGAAAATCAGGAGTAACAGAATTCTGGTACAGCCTTTGGGGTCTTTTATTTATATAACCCTATCTTCTAAAAATACAGataatttaacttttttctttgctatttatAATTGCATGATTATATTTAAATTGGCAAATAAGCCCCAAGGTTTATCTTGGTTTTAAGTGTATTTAAAGAACCAgcattttgttatttgttttttttttctccatttttcacAGCAATATGAATATGACAGCCTCCCTTTCACATTGCAGATATGGCAACCAAGAGTCTCAGTTTTTTCAATGCTAGAATTATCTCTCAAGCAAACATATAAcacagtgtgtgcatgcacacacacacacatgcacacacatgctcacatgcataGAAAGTTTTCTAGTGTTTACCAAGAGAAAGACAAGTTGCTGTGATCACAGGATCAAAATCTATAAAGACATCATAAAGATATTCAATCACACAAGTTACAAGTTACAAGGGGAAAATGTGTTTTCTATTGGTTTAGAGATACTACACAATTGCACAGCACACATGTCCACGTGTACATTTTCTTACTTTAGAAAGTCACTGATTCTGATTAATGTATAATTGCTCTTTTTTCCCCTCATTTAATTATTCAGTTAGgaggaatgaaaagaagaaggagaatgaagaaaaaaaatctgtggttcACTgtcttttaagttttcatttcttGGAAGGCCATGGAAATTTTAATGTTGACACCATTCCGA
Encoded here:
- the 6030498E09Rik gene encoding uncharacterized protein LOC77883, producing the protein MRSRFYTSNGSGRFPQRRRVRAVSQKSNVPGLCLYTILCFGLGLGLGLILGLGLGLGLGLGLNSGFGLSLGLGLGTGLSIRLGRNLDMPQMASLDAVHQVSTDNVAIEDDSVGSIMKEMDENIGQISDIRAISKYECDNWEDIHEIAADEIVKEGAEEGGQDNHQTKAT